Part of the Clostridium sporogenes genome, AGGATAATCCTGCAACACCTCCACCTATTATCCCAACCTTGATTCCCTTACCTCTACCTGGAGGAATAATATTTGTAATATCTTCTTGAGGGCCAAGTAATTCTTTTATATTATTGTAATCTTCTATTCTCCCCACTTCTTCTAATGCTGACTTTAGCATATTATCTCTTTCCTCATAAGTTGGATTATTAGGCTGTATAAACTCATTTATCTCCAAATAGTTCCCCCCTTAAGTTAGCCTTAACATCAATAACATTGTTAATATTAATCTTATATTAGATATAATATTAAGCCTTTTATACTAAAAATATATATGTCTTTCTATTTCAGCATTTATAATCTATAAAAAATTAAGATTAGTATTCATTATTTAATAGTATTCTAAATACGATTTTTTTATGTTATCATATTGTCAATGTAACTATTACTAAAACTGTTTTTATAGGCCCTTTTTCTAATATTATAGGTTATGTAAAAATCTGTAATGAAGTGTTTATTGGATGTAATGCCACACTTAGAGCTGATGAAAGTATACCATTTTATATTGGATATAAAAGTAATACTGAAGATGGGGTAATCTTACACAAATGAAAAAATATGAAATTTACTATAAACAACGAGGCATATTCTATCTATATGAATATTGAATTTTATACCATTTTTTATACAATTAACCATTTTATAAATTACTTATTCATATAAGTATATTTTGCCTAAATGTAAATGAAAGCATCCAACAATTATATTTTTATATAAAATGAGCTAGTAAAACTTAATATATTTTACTAGCTCATTTTGTATTAGGTTCCACAATAGGTTTGATACGAACAAGTTGATGGCTCAGGGAGTGTAGAGTAATAATCCTGTTCTTTAGAATGAGCATAGGGTTTTGAAAGAGCATCTAAAAGTTTCTCCATCACACTATAGTCTCCTTCTTTTACTGCAGCCTCTAGTGCTTCTTCTACTCTGTGGTTGCGCGGAATTACTGATGGATTACTACTTTTCATAAGCTGCTTTGAAGAAAGTCTTGATTCTTCTTGTCTCGTTAGTCTCTCCTGCCATAGCTTATACCACTTATCAAATTCCACTTTACCGCCCAGTACTGTATCCTCTATATTGTCAAAAGTCAATGCGCGGAATGTATTGGTATAATCTGCACCATACTTATGCATTATACTTAGAAGATCTTCAATTAGATATTCATCCTCGAGCTCTTCGTTAAATATCCCAAGTTTTGCCTTCATTCCAGAAAGCCAATTATTCTTATACAACTTAGTAAAATCTGAAACCGCGTTCTCTGCTATCTTTATGGCCTCATTTGGATTAATATGCAACAATGGTAACAGAGTTTCAGCAAGCCTTGCGAGATTCCATGCAGCAATATTAGGTTGATTACCGTAGGCATATCTACCATAAATATCAATGGAACTAAATACAGTTTTAGGATCATATACATCCATGAATGCACAAGGACCATAATCAATTGTTTCTCCACTAATTGTCATATTATCGGTATTCATTACTCCATGAACAAAACCAACCAGTTGCCATTTTGCAATAAGCTCAGCCTGTTTCTTGATTACCTCCTGAAGCAAAAAAAGATAAGAGTTCTCTTTATCATTCCTTTTTTTAAAATGTCTTTGCAAAGTATAATCAGCTAGGGCTCTAAGCTCTTCAACTGTCCCCCATCTTGAAACGTATTCAAACGTACCAACACGTATATGACTGGCAGCTACACGAGTTAGTATTGCACCAGGGAGTTCAGTTTCCCTAATTATTGACTCACCTGTTGTGACCACGGCTAGACTACGAGTGGTTGGAATTCCCAATGCATTCATTGCCTCACTTATAATATATTCTCTTAACATTGGACCTAGCGCTGCTTTTCCATCTCCTCCTCGCGAATATGGAGTTTTACCTGAACCCTTAAACTGAATATCAAATCTCTCACCTTGTGGAGTGATATGTTCCCCTAAAAGAATAGCTCTTCCATCACCCAACATGGTAAAATGACCAAATTGATGTCCTGCATATGCTTGAGATATAGGTATAGCCTCTTCTGGAGTCTTGTTTCCTGCAAGTATATCTACTCCATCAGTACTTTGTAATCCTTGGGCATTTAGTCCCAAGGATGTTATTAATGGGTAATTCAATACAGCTAATTTGGGTGAAGGTACACAGTTTGGGTTTTGTCTAGTAAAGAATATTTCTGGAAGGCTAGTATAGCTATTTTCTAAATTCAAGCCTGTTTTTATTATTACTTTTCTTTCTTCCATTGTATCTCCTTTTCTTCTTTTATTTTTTATATAGGTTTTTTACATGAAATAAAACTCATAGTTTCTATGAGTTTTCAGATATAAACTTCTGTAATAACTTAACTCTTTTTAGTTTATACTTCTAAGAATTTATTATTCCCGCTATATTTCCCTTTATCTCCTAACTCTTTAATAACTTAATCTATGAATTTATATTATATTTTTACTTTCTGCTAGTTCTTCTTTCATAAAACTCAAAATTAAGATAAACTACTTGAGAGCACTATATCAGTGCCCTCTAAGTTCATTTGCTCTTTTTTTGTATAATAATTATTTTAATTACTTTTGGAAAGTTCAATATCATATTTGTTATGGAATTCTCCTGCCCATTCAAAAGCTTTTTTAGCAACAATTACTGCAATAACCTCATTTATTACTGCTGCTGCTGCAATTGTACCCTGTATAATTTTTGCGCATTCTGGAGCTGGACCTTTTAAAACAGAAACTGCTATTCCTGTAAATACTAATGATACTCCTGAATGTGGTAGTAATGTAAGTCCTAAATATTTCTTTACTGCTTGTGGTGAATGAGTAATAGCTGCTCCAAAGAATGCTCCACTATACTTTCCTACTGCTCTTGATATAATATAAATTGCAGTAAAAAATCCTGCACCTAAAATTAAATGATAATCAAGTGGTGTGCCTAAATTTAATATTACTACAATCATTGATATATCCAAAATAGGATTAAATGCACTCATTATTTCCTCTAGTCTATTCTTTGAAATCATATTAGCAAACGTAGCTGAAAAAGCCATTCCAATTAACATAAAGTTTAATACTGGCTCAGGTAAAATTACCTTATTAAATATAAATCCTACACCTGAAGATATTAATATAATTGTAATTAAAAGTACTATAGTTTTTTGTGGTGTATTTTCTTTTTTAAGTAAAAGTCCTGCTAACAACCCTGTACCAATTCCAATGATAATTGGTAGTAACACAATTAATAAAATCATATATGGAGGCAGCTTTTGTTCTGAAATTTTAGCAGATATAATTGAAATAATAGAAAAGAATACAATAACTCCTACCATATCATCAAGGGCTGCCATAGGAATTAATGTTCTAGTTACAGGACCATCTGTTTTAAATTCTCTTACAACGGATAAAGCAGGTGCTGGTGCTGTTGCAAGAGCAATGCCTCCGAAAATTAAAGCAAGATATAATGGAATACCTGTAAAGTAAAATACAACTGCAAATACTACACTAACTACAAAAAATGTTCCTAAGGATTGTGTTAAAGTTGTTATTATGAGTTGTTTACCTGATTTTTTAATTTTATTCCAAACTAGTTCTGTTCCAATTAAAAGCCCTACTGCACACTCCAAAATATTTACAATAGTTTTGTACCATTCAGCATTTAAAGTAGTTTCATTTACAAGCCCTACTGCATGGGGACCTAATATCATACCTGCAATTAACCAACCTAAAATAGCAGGTAGTTTGACTTTTGAAATTAATTTACCCAGGAAAAAAGCAACTGTAACTGCTAATAATAATCTTAATATTAAAAGTACCATTACTCTCAATCCTCCTTTACAATGCCATAAAGCATAATATTCAATATTTTTCCAAGTTTGATTTCATGTTCTTTTATTAGACCATTAAACTCGCAGTTTTGATATGTTTTGCTTTCAAAATATCCATTGAACATTTCTTGAAAAATCCAAAAATATTCTATTGCTTCTTCTTCTGTTATACCTTCTCTTAGTGTTATTTTACTTAAAGCAAATCGATAATTACTTATATTAACATTATCAAAATTCTTTCTTATATCTTTAATTTGTTGTTTTAAATGCATAGGTGCCTGTAAAACTGCATTAAAAAATATATGTCTTAGATAAATATTCTCTTTAAAAAAACGATATCTTAAATCTAAATGTTTTTGAATAATATTTTGAAAATCATTTTCATCAAACTTCTCACTTTGAATATAATCTACAAATTGATCGAAACAATACTTTACGCAACTTAAAAATAAATCATCCTTATTTTTGTAATAGTGATAGATAAGACCTTTTGAAATATTATTATCATTGCAAATGTTATTTAAAGATGCATTCCCATAATCTTTAGTGCCAAATTCTATAATAGCTGCATTTAATATTTTATCTCTGCTAATTTTATTTTTTTCTTTTTGTTTCATTATATCCTCCTCCAAACAAATATAGACCACTAGGTCTGTATTAACTTTATCAAAAACAAACCATATAGTCAATAAATTAAATGTTATTATTTTGTAAAAAAATAAACTAGTAAAACACATTTGGCTTTACTAGTTATTTATCCAATTTACAAATTATCATCTTTCTTAATAAATCTAATGTTACTACCTATATTGGGTTATAAGTCAAATTTACATTTTAATTTTATTCTCTAATTTAACTATAGCTTCTTTCATTCTTTTTACTTTAGTCTCTTCTTTTTTAGCTGATGTTATCCATTGAATATATTTACGTTTTTGAGAATATGATAAAGATTCATAAAAATCATTTGCTACCTTATTATTAGAAAGCCTAACTTTAAATTCTTCCGGTACAATAACTATACGTTCTTCCTCATCCTCTTGTAGTTCAACTTTTATAATATCTCCATAAGTTTTATCAATCTTATTTCTTATCGCCTTAGTGATTCCAATTATATAACAAGATAATCCCATATTTACAATTGAACCTCTATATTCTTCATTTTCGAATTTTACTAATACCTTAACTCTTTTTGCTGCAAACTCCTTTTCAACATCGAAAGGTATCTCTACATATGTAGCATCTTTTCCTTCAATTTTTTTTATCTCTGCTTCGAAAGTATAAGTTTTCATATAAGTTTTAATCCTCCTATGTAAAAGTGATACATTTCTTTATAAATATAATATATATTATTTAAAATTATGTTACTTATTACTAACGCATTCTTTTTAATCAGATTATAGCATAAATCAATAGCACATTTAATATCATTAGCTTGTTTCCTAATATTTCATTTATTTAAATTCCCAACAAACACTCTTCGCTCGTATTATAAAAAAAGATGGCAAGAATAAAAAACTTTATAAGCAATTAAACATTAGAGTTAAAGGAGAATTAATTATTTTTCTCTTACTTCCTATCTATATTTATGTTATATGTATTTATAATACTTTGCTAGTAAATAATAGATATGTCTTATTAAATTAAAAGCTTAGGAAGGAGAAATTTTTTATGTCGAAAATTATGAAAACAATGGATGGAAACCAAGCAGCTGCTGAGGCATCCTATGCTTTTACTGAAGTTGCAGCTATCTATCCAATTACACCTTCCACCCCTATGGCAGAAGGTGTAGACGAGTGGTCCGCTCATGGAAAGAAAAATATAT contains:
- a CDS encoding protein adenylyltransferase SelO, with protein sequence MEERKVIIKTGLNLENSYTSLPEIFFTRQNPNCVPSPKLAVLNYPLITSLGLNAQGLQSTDGVDILAGNKTPEEAIPISQAYAGHQFGHFTMLGDGRAILLGEHITPQGERFDIQFKGSGKTPYSRGGDGKAALGPMLREYIISEAMNALGIPTTRSLAVVTTGESIIRETELPGAILTRVAASHIRVGTFEYVSRWGTVEELRALADYTLQRHFKKRNDKENSYLFLLQEVIKKQAELIAKWQLVGFVHGVMNTDNMTISGETIDYGPCAFMDVYDPKTVFSSIDIYGRYAYGNQPNIAAWNLARLAETLLPLLHINPNEAIKIAENAVSDFTKLYKNNWLSGMKAKLGIFNEELEDEYLIEDLLSIMHKYGADYTNTFRALTFDNIEDTVLGGKVEFDKWYKLWQERLTRQEESRLSSKQLMKSSNPSVIPRNHRVEEALEAAVKEGDYSVMEKLLDALSKPYAHSKEQDYYSTLPEPSTCSYQTYCGT
- a CDS encoding cation:proton antiporter encodes the protein MVLLILRLLLAVTVAFFLGKLISKVKLPAILGWLIAGMILGPHAVGLVNETTLNAEWYKTIVNILECAVGLLIGTELVWNKIKKSGKQLIITTLTQSLGTFFVVSVVFAVVFYFTGIPLYLALIFGGIALATAPAPALSVVREFKTDGPVTRTLIPMAALDDMVGVIVFFSIISIISAKISEQKLPPYMILLIVLLPIIIGIGTGLLAGLLLKKENTPQKTIVLLITIILISSGVGFIFNKVILPEPVLNFMLIGMAFSATFANMISKNRLEEIMSAFNPILDISMIVVILNLGTPLDYHLILGAGFFTAIYIISRAVGKYSGAFFGAAITHSPQAVKKYLGLTLLPHSGVSLVFTGIAVSVLKGPAPECAKIIQGTIAAAAVINEVIAVIVAKKAFEWAGEFHNKYDIELSKSN
- a CDS encoding TetR/AcrR family transcriptional regulator, with the translated sequence MKQKEKNKISRDKILNAAIIEFGTKDYGNASLNNICNDNNISKGLIYHYYKNKDDLFLSCVKYCFDQFVDYIQSEKFDENDFQNIIQKHLDLRYRFFKENIYLRHIFFNAVLQAPMHLKQQIKDIRKNFDNVNISNYRFALSKITLREGITEEEAIEYFWIFQEMFNGYFESKTYQNCEFNGLIKEHEIKLGKILNIMLYGIVKED
- a CDS encoding YdeI/OmpD-associated family protein; protein product: MKTYTFEAEIKKIEGKDATYVEIPFDVEKEFAAKRVKVLVKFENEEYRGSIVNMGLSCYIIGITKAIRNKIDKTYGDIIKVELQEDEEERIVIVPEEFKVRLSNNKVANDFYESLSYSQKRKYIQWITSAKKEETKVKRMKEAIVKLENKIKM